The sequence CGCTATTGTCCCCATCTATCAGGGACAACAACTTTGGGGGATGCTTGCAGCTTATCAGAATGACGGTCCCCGCGAATGGGAAGATGGAGAAGTCAAACTGTTAACTCAAATTGCTAGCCAATTAAGCGTAGCGCTACAGCAAGTTGAATTTCTCCAACAACTGCAGGCACAGTCTTCACAGGTTGCAGAAGCCGCAGCCAGAGAAAAGCAAGGCAGAGAATCTTTACAGCAAGGAGCGATGAAACTGCTCTCAGCAGTTAGACCTGCTCTAAACGGAGATTTGACAGTACGCGCGCCAATTACAGAAGATGAATTAGGCACTATCGCTGACGCTTATAACAATACCCTACAAGCATTACGGCAAATCGTTCTCCAAGTTCAAGCAGCTGCTCAACAAGTTGCAGAGACTTCTGGTAACAGCAATATATCTTTGAATGGATTGACAGACTTAGCACAGCAACAGTCAAAAGAGATTAGTGGTGCTTTGACCGAAATTCAACAGATGGTAGATTCGACTCAAGAAGTTGTATCAAACGCCGAATCAGTGCAAGTTGCAGTCCAAAAAGCCAATCAAACTGTGGATTCTGGCGATGCAGCCATGAATATGACTGTAGAAGCCATTCAAGCCATCCGCGAAACAGTTTCTCAAACCAGTAAAAAGATTAAGCGTCTAAGTGAATCTTCTCAGAAGATTTCCAAAGTGGTTAATTTGATTAGTAACTTTGCAACTCAAACAAACGTACTAGCACTGAATGCAGCCATTGAAGCCACTCGTGCAGGAGAATATGGTAAAGGCTTTGCAGTAGTAGCCGATGAAGTACGCTCTTTATCCCGTCAGTCAGCAGCTGCAACCATCGAAATTGAAAAACTAGTTCAAGAAATCCAAGAAGAAACTGGTGAAGTAGCAGTAGCGATGGAAACAGGTATTCAGCAGGTAGTGGAAGGTACCAATCTGGTAAATGAAACCAGACAAAATCTTAACGATATTGTTGAGGCAACCGCTCAAATCAGCGATTTACTTGAAAGAATTACTGATGCAACCCAAACTCAAATGTTGCAATCGGTATCAGCCACCGCATCAATGAAAGATGTAGCCCAAATTTCCCAGAAAACTTCCACCGAAGCTAACGGTATTGCCTCAGTATTTCAACAGCTATCTGAAATGGGACAGGAATTGTTAGCAAGTGTAAGTAAATTCAAACTCAACTAAATAGAAATTAGGAGTTAGGAGTTATGAGTTAGGAGTTATATCTGGACTTATGCACCAACGCAAAAATAGTATTGAGTCTTCTATTTGTAACTACAGCATAAGTCCTAGATATTTCAATTCCTAATTTATTACTTCTAATTCGTAAAAGTCAGAATTAAAAGTAGTAAATTAGGCTTTGATTACGGGAGGGTAGTTTTTGACAACGAGTATTATACAAAATAAAAGTTTTAATTTTGCTTTAGAGATAATTAATCTTTATCCTAAACTTCAACAGCACAAGGAATATGTAATTTCCAATCAATTACTCAAATCCGGGACAAGTATCGGAGCCAATGTTGAAGAAGCCAGTGAAAAACAAAGTAGAAAAAACTTCTTAGCGAAAATTTATATCGCTTACAAAGAAGCTAGAGAGACTAAGTACTGGTTGCGATTACTAAAACATTCTAAGTTAGTAAACCTTGATATAACTAAAGAACTTACATATATAGATGAATAATTCGTATTTTGAGTTCAATAGTTAAAATAACCGAACAATCAATAAACAAACAAATTTAAATAAACAATTATATAGATAAATAAGTAAAGTTAACTTCTAACTCCTAATTCCTAATTCCTAATTCTTCAAATCATGATTACTGATTCTTCTATCCGCGAACAAGGGTATATCTATTTTCTCAGTGAAGCTCCAGAATTACTGCAAACTATTGAAGAAGAACTTTTCAGTCTAGTTGAAGACAGAAATACCAATAGAGTGCATAATTTGATGCGAGCTACTCATACGCTTAAAGGCGGAGCAGCTAATGTTGAATTAGAATCAATTAACAAAATAGCTCATTCCTTAGAAGATGTTTTTAAGGCTTTATATAATCCTGAAGTCGAAATTGATTCTCACCTACATTCCTTGCTATTACAAGCTTTTGAATGTTTGCAATTATGTTTAACTTCCGAAATTACGGGGACAAAAATTGATGATGATGAACTGATGCAAAGAGCTGCTTCAGTTTTTGCCCAATTACAAGACAAACTCGGCGATGCATTCGGTGTTGAAGCTCATATTCCTACTTCTGAAGAACTAGGTTTTGATATCGTACTCTCAATTTTTGAAACTGGTGTAACTCAACGTATAGATAGTATTGATGAATTAGTCAAGAATCCTCCCGCCAATCAAGAAGTTGCTAATTTTTTACGCACACAAGCCGAAGTTTTTATAGGCTTATCTGAGTCGTTGAATTTACCGGGATTTGGTGAAATAACTCAAGCTATTCTAGCTGCATTAGACGCTAATTCTTCTCAAGCTTTGGAAATTGCTAAAATAGCTAATCGCGATTTGCAGCTAGCACGGAAAGCTGTTTTGAATGGCGATCGCGAACGTGGCGGAGAAGCTTCTGCGGACTTACTTGCTTTTTCACAACCTATAGCTATTAATTCTCAGGTAGAAGACAACGAAAATCTAGCTGTAATACAATCAAATTTGACAGAAGATATTTCTGTTGATTTAACAACTGATGCTTTAAAAAATGACTCAGTTACGAAATCCTTAAGAAATCAAATAGAAGAATTATACGAGTTTTTTACAACAGGTAATCTTGATACCGAACCTCTAAAACCAAAATCTGTCAAGTTCCATTTAAAGGCAATTAGATGTGTTTTAGGTTGGTTCAATCATGAATTAAATATTCCCCAAGAAAAACTAAATTTAAATTTACTGATTCCTAATCTTCACGAAGAAAACTCTGTTGAGTACGTAGAGAATTGGCTGCAAGAATTTTTAGAATTTGTGCAAGAAGACACAGATAGTCCTAGTCTTTGTCTTTATCGCCTTGGAGGTATTTTAACAGTTCTTTTAGCTGTGACAAAATTTAAATGCTATCAAGAGAATCTTTGCGATTTTTCAGTTATTGAGACTTTACAAAGCAAAGTCTCCGATATTGCGAAAGAGTATAAAAACTATTCTCCGGTGACTGCCGAAGAGAAAAAATGGCTTGATGGTGAAAAATTGCAAAAACTTTTACAAGTTAAAGAGGTTGTTTCTTCTGAAATGCCCATAAATCAAGGAGGGAATATGCTTGAAGCTATTTGGGGAGAAGAACTGGACGCTAATTTAACTAATGTTGATACTAATTTAAAGTCTAATATTTTTGAAGAAAAAACAAAACAAAGTCAAGCAGAAAAAAATGTGGCTGATGTAACAGCTAGTTCTCAATCATTAGAATCTACTGACGAAGAAGATGAGCATTCACCCGAAACAATTATTCAACTTGCGGTTAATTCAGTGACTCAAAGTGAAAATAAAATAGATA comes from Rivularia sp. PCC 7116 and encodes:
- a CDS encoding four helix bundle protein is translated as MTTSIIQNKSFNFALEIINLYPKLQQHKEYVISNQLLKSGTSIGANVEEASEKQSRKNFLAKIYIAYKEARETKYWLRLLKHSKLVNLDITKELTYIDE